One region of Salvia miltiorrhiza cultivar Shanhuang (shh) chromosome 3, IMPLAD_Smil_shh, whole genome shotgun sequence genomic DNA includes:
- the LOC131017476 gene encoding uncharacterized protein LOC131017476 gives MSTQPLGSTSTSSDEIPQQQPQQQPASSHISRSGENITVLPNGKILCTLTNGILRPTNKIRRYTSHTFQAYIEVTGTSWKALTEDTIEVYFNRFVNAFEWDPSMYSREVIRTAWIRMARIAYKDFVSATKKLVLIEKKTPAYLKEHVETAWKAYWDLPEVKRISEQASKNRRSEHCGPGTGIAIHHGGSRSAIDHAEHLAREKNIPVDCAAYDTFLRIHRKEGLYTGIRSEAHAVEIESRIQDIQATQGRDPTPEEVHAIFKEVVKRDTKGRVLGMGMMTQMVSSGSSTQSTSTSQTAPAASLEEVEALRVEVNAQATRGNELEARLLEQDGTINDLKSMVAQLMANMNKGHN, from the exons ATGAGCACCCAGCCACTTGGTAGCACCTCTACTTCTAGTGATGAGATCCCGCAACAGCAGCCGCAGCAGCAGCCTGCATCGTCACATATCTCTCGGTCAGGCGAGAATATCACTGTTCTTCCTAATGGGAAGATTTTATGCACTTTAACTAATGG GATTTTACGACCAACCAATAAAATCCGGCGTTACACATCACATACTTTTCAAGCATACATAGAGGTCACCGGCACCTCATGGAAGGCGCTTACTGAAGACACGATTGAAGTTTACTTCAATCGGTTTGTT AATGCATTTGAGTGGGACCCTTCTATGTATTCAAGAGAAGTTATCCGCACTGCATGGATCAGGATGGCTAGAATTGCTTACAAGGACTTTGTAAGCGCGACAAAGAAGCTCGTCTTAATTGAAAAGAAGACGCCAGCATATCTGAAGGAACATGTTGAAACGGCTTGGAAAGCCTATTGGGATCTACCTGAAGTGAAGCGCATATCCGAGCAGGCGAGCAAGAACCGGCGCTCTGAACATTGTGGTCCCGGTACAGGAATCGCCATACATCATGGCGGCTCGCGTAGTGCCATTGACCACGCCGAGCATCTG gCTCGGGAAAAGAATATCCCGGTTGACTGTGCTGCGTATGATACATTTCTACGCATACACCGGAAGGAAGGATTATACACGGGCATACGTTCCGAGGCACACGCG GTGGAGATTGAGAGTCGCATTCAAGATATTCAAGCCACTCAAGGTAGGGATCCGACACCAGAAGAGGTACACGCCATCTTTAAGGAGGTGGTGAAGAGGGACACGAAAGGCCGTGTGCTCGGGATGGGAATGATGACACAGATGGTGTCTAGTGGATCTAGTACTCAGTCCACTAGCACGTCTCAGACTGCCCCTGCTGCTTCTCTTGAGGAGGTCGAGGCGCTAAGAGTTGAAGTGAATGCTCAGGCTACTAGAGGGAACGAACTCGAGGCACGTCTGCTGGAGCAAGATGGCACCATTAATGATCTCAAGAGTATGGTGGCGCAGTTGATGGCAAATATGAATAAGGGTCATAATTGA
- the LOC131017475 gene encoding disease resistance protein RPP8-like: MVEAVVSTTLQLLSDLLVDKVNFLGGVEEKVELLKDELKRIQSFLKDANRKQADDDRVRNWLSEIREVAHDARDVIEIFVLKVESKRRLGRFSAFPKHLHYVNKVGIEIDSIQKRLVAIHRSRESYGIKDLGEEAESVSRSQVESRRRLPPWQNDEHLVGMGGDMQKLLRESILDEERRKGLSIAVVEGMAGIGKSTLARKIYNNVGVVGGFNCRCWAVVSSGFNARETIKQLIMQLPRSAKDQEKVRDEMKKMEKSTRDELYLREQLQEMLHGELRGKTYFIVLDDVWEKEDWESLRCAFPDEQDKPCRLLITTRNKVITKYGDYALEMNVLDLNESWQLFLNKAFIHSNHTECPEELEPIGREIVEKCNGLPLAISVVGGLLVETQTKSGWENVLDQVNSHFGTAESNISTILELSYQNLSPQLKSCFLCLACFKEDANIPTKRLVHIWVGQGLIQHEGRRTVNEIARGYLDELINRNMVQIKDLTLDNRVKNCHLHDLFRDVCLVKAKDELGFQIIMKGEEGTSSSCKPRHRVVYGNLDTLSGDHNRHLRSLFVLNADAGEVDNCVKTPFRFWKSFELLEILYLEGVGWRKFPHSFRSLIGLKYLRIRGSSSETLKIPRWFDHLGKLEVLDMRSENVELPNTTLEMARLRHFSAARVHGLTSIESWKIMHTLKYISVDDLLRCSSSPAFLAACPVRELGLFLDGESESGEMMKARASLEKMANLVKLQLLWDLSLSIEPMMIPRLARLTKLKLRGGMRRCPDPSVFPPNLSYLTLVETFMEEDPMAELGRLPKLQYLKLTGYACLDERMRVLHDGFPCLVGLSLKGMYFLRGIDVEEGGMSHLKLLRIRHCPALETRNLPEHFVASLSSA; the protein is encoded by the exons ATGGTAGAGGCAGTAGTCTCAACAACGTTGCAACTGCTGAGCGACTTACTTGTCGACAAAGTGAATTTCCTAGGAGGCGTCGAAGAAAAGGTGGAGCTGCTCAAAGACGAGCTCAAGCGGATCCAATCCTTCCTCAAAGACGCCAACAGAAAGCAAGCCGACGACGACAGAGTGCGCAACTGGTTGTCGGAGATCCGAGAGGTCGCCCACGACGCCAGAGACGTGATCGAGATCTTCGTGCTCAAAGTCGAGAGCAAAAGGCGGTTGGGGAGGTTCTCCGCCTTCCCCAAACACCTTCACTACGTCAACAAAGTCGGGATCGAGATCGACTCGATCCAAAAGAGACTAGTGGCCATCCACCGAAGCCGCGAGAGCTACGGGATAAAGGATCTCGGAGAGGAAGCGGAGTCGGTGTCGCGATCGCAGGTGGAGTCGCGGCGGCGGCTGCCTCCTTGGCAAAACGACGAACACTTGGTGGGCATGGGAGGCGATATGCAGAAGCTGCTGCGGGAATCGATTTTGGATGAGGAGAGGAGGAAAGGGCTCTCGATTGCGGTCGTCGAGGGCATGGCCGGGATCGGGAAATCGACGCTTGCTCGGAAAATATACAACAACGTCGGCGTTGTTGGCGGATTCAACTGCCGTTGCTGGGCTGTGGTTTCGAGCGGATTTAACGCGAGGGAGACGATCAAGCAGCTGATCATGCAGCTGCCGAGGTCCGCGAAGGATCAGGAGAAGGTGCGCGACGAGATGAAGAAGATGGAGAAGTCGACGAGGGATGAGCTGTACCTCCGTGAACAGCTTCAAGAAATGCTTCACGGAGAGCTGCGGGGGAAAACGTATTTCATAGTTCTCGACGATGTGTGGGAGAAGGAAGATTGGGAATCACTGAGGTGTGCTTTTCCAGATGAACAAG ATAAACCATGTAGATTATTAATCACAACTCGCAACAAGGTTATCACAAAGTATGGTGATTACGCCCTCGAGATGAATGTTCTAGACCTCAACGAGAGCTGGCAATTGTTCCTTAACAAGGCATTCATCCACAGTAACCACACCGAATGTCCAGAAGAACTCGAGCCCATCGGGAGAGAAATCGTGGAGAAATGCAATGGCCTGCCATTAGCAATCAGCGTGGTTGGAGGCTTACTAGTCGAGACACAGACGAAGAGTGGATGGGAAAATGTCTTGGATCAAGTCAATTCTCATTTCGGAACCGCAGAAAGCAACATATCAACAATTTTGGAATTGAGTTACCAAAATCTGTCTCCACAGTTGAAATCATGCTTCTTGTGCCTGGCATGCTTCAAAGAAGATGCTAACATCCCCACGAAGAGGTTGGTTCATATATGGGTTGGACAGGGGCTGATCCAGCACGAAGGGAGACGAACAGTAAATGAGATAGCCAGAGGCTATTTAGATGAGCTGATCAATCGAAACATGGTTCAAATCAAGGATTTAACCTTAGATAATCGCGTCAAAAACTGTCACCTCCACGATCTGTTTCGCGATGTGTGCTTGGTAAAAGCCAAGGACGAATTAGGGTTTCAAATAATCATGAAGGGTGAGGAGGGGACTTCTTCATCGTGCAAGCCTCGCCATCGCGTCGTCTATGGAAACCTCGACACTCTGTCGGGGGATCATAATCGGCATCTCCGCTCTCTCTTCGTGCTCAATGCCGACGCCGGTGAAGTTGACAACTGCGTGAAGACTCCCTTCCGTTTCTGGAAGAGTTTTGAGCTGCTCGAGATACTTTACCTAGAAGGCGTTGGCTGGCGGAAGTTTCCACATTCTTTTCGCTCGTTGATCGGGTTGAAGTACCTGAGAATACGCGGCAGCTCTTCCGAGACACTCAAGATCCCGAGGTGGTTCGACCACCTCGGAAAACTCGAGGTTCTCGACATGAGGAGCGAGAACGTCGAGTTACCAAACACCACGCTAGAAATGGCGCGGCTGCGTCACTTCAGCGCGGCTCGCGTCCACGGGCTAACGAGCATCGAGAGCTGGAAAATTATGCATACATTGAAATACATCAGCGTGGACGACTTGCTCCGGTGCAGCTCGTCACCGGCGTTTCTCGCCGCCTGCCCAGTTCGCGAGCTGGGTTTGTTTCTCGACGGGGAAAGCGAGAGCGGGGAGATGATGAAAGCGCGAGCGTCGCTAGAGAAGATGGCGAATCTCGTGAAACTACAACTACTCTGGGATCTGTCGCTCTCGATCGAGCCTATGATGATTCCTCGCCTCGCCCGTCTCACTAAGCTGAAGCTGAGGGGTGGGATGAGAAGATGCCCCGATCCGAGCGTGTTCCCGCCGAATCTCTCTTATCTGACGCTGGTGGAGACGTTTATGGAGGAGGATCCGATGGCGGAGCTCGGCAGGTTGCCGAAGCTGCAGTACCTCAAGTTAACTGGCTACGCGTGCTTGGACGAGAGGATGAGAGTATTGCACGACGGCTTCCCTTGCCTCGTAGGCCTCTCGCTCAAGGGGATGTATTTCTTGAGAGGTATTGATGTGGAAGAAGGTGGAATGTCGCATCTCAAACTACTACGCATCCGTCATTGCCCTGCTTTGGAGACTAGGAATTTGCCGGAACACTTTGTTGCATCATTGTCATCTGCATAA